The following are from one region of the Streptomyces tuirus genome:
- the lepB gene encoding signal peptidase I: MGDVAVGARSGHDGEEHRGRPAESAVPAADSAVTSGSDSGAAGDDRVTGEHTTAGDQGPGGTARTPKKPRSFWKELPILIGIALVLALLIKTFLVQAFSIPSDSMQNTLQQGDRVLVDKLTPWFGSEPERGEVVVFHDPGNWLRGEPTPDPNALQTFLSWIGLMPSVEEKDLIKRVIGVGGDTVECKGTGPLKVNGKALNEPYVFPGNTPCSNDDQGGQFKVKVPQGYIWVMGDHRQNSRDSRYNQGEKYNGMVPVKEVVGRAIVKAWPIDRWGTLPVPDTFDQPGLSDQQAAAGLPAAPQGLALAGVVPVVWWRRRKQ; this comes from the coding sequence GTGGGGGATGTGGCGGTTGGCGCACGGTCCGGACACGACGGCGAGGAGCACCGCGGACGCCCCGCGGAATCCGCTGTCCCGGCCGCGGACAGCGCCGTGACCTCCGGGAGTGACTCCGGGGCAGCCGGGGACGACAGGGTGACGGGCGAGCACACGACAGCCGGGGACCAGGGGCCGGGCGGCACGGCCCGGACCCCGAAGAAGCCACGCTCCTTCTGGAAGGAGCTGCCGATCCTGATCGGTATCGCCCTGGTGCTGGCGCTGCTGATCAAGACCTTCCTGGTGCAGGCCTTCTCCATCCCCTCCGACTCGATGCAGAACACCCTCCAGCAGGGTGACCGCGTCCTGGTCGACAAGCTCACCCCCTGGTTCGGCTCCGAGCCCGAGCGCGGCGAGGTCGTCGTCTTCCACGACCCCGGCAACTGGCTCAGGGGCGAGCCGACGCCCGACCCCAACGCGCTGCAGACGTTCCTCAGCTGGATCGGCCTGATGCCGTCGGTGGAGGAGAAGGACCTGATCAAGCGGGTGATCGGGGTCGGCGGCGACACGGTCGAGTGCAAGGGCACCGGCCCGCTGAAGGTTAACGGCAAGGCGCTGAACGAGCCGTACGTCTTCCCCGGCAACACGCCCTGCTCGAACGACGACCAGGGCGGCCAGTTCAAGGTCAAGGTGCCGCAGGGTTACATCTGGGTCATGGGCGACCACCGGCAGAACTCGCGTGACTCGCGCTACAACCAGGGCGAGAAGTACAACGGCATGGTCCCGGTCAAGGAGGTCGTCGGACGCGCCATCGTGAAGGCCTGGCCGATCGACCGCTGGGGCACGCTGCCGGTCCCGGACACCTTCGACCAGCCCGGGCTGAGCGACCAGCAGGCCGCCGCGGGCCTGCCGGCCGCGCCGCAGGGCCTGGCACTGGCCGGTGTGGTGCCGGTGGTGTGGTGGCGTCGCAGGAAGCAGTGA
- the lepB gene encoding signal peptidase I, whose product MGGESMTHTAPRSGGSSTGPVGSRTGQRLSGLAVALGLVLFLGGFAWGAVVYRPYTVPTSSMTPTIDAGDRILAQRVDGGEVHRGDVVVFKDATWANAPMVKRVVAIGGDTVSCCQDGKLKVNGKEIDETYLPQGTPAEMSNFPTVTVPKGRLFLLGDERGNSVDSTAHLTDAASGTVARSAVDARVDSVVWPMKGMLERPTGFEPLGALSSPGPLRTITLLVIAGGVLVLGGGAYGPIAKRTGAARARRESAEPAGGR is encoded by the coding sequence ATGGGTGGCGAGAGCATGACGCACACGGCCCCGCGCAGCGGCGGCTCGAGCACGGGCCCGGTGGGCAGCCGGACCGGACAGCGGTTGTCCGGGCTGGCCGTCGCACTGGGCCTCGTGCTGTTCCTGGGCGGATTCGCCTGGGGAGCGGTGGTCTACCGGCCGTACACCGTGCCCACCAGCTCGATGACCCCGACGATCGACGCGGGCGACCGGATCCTGGCGCAGCGCGTCGACGGTGGCGAGGTGCACCGCGGTGACGTCGTCGTCTTCAAGGACGCGACCTGGGCCAACGCGCCGATGGTCAAGCGCGTCGTCGCCATCGGCGGTGACACGGTCTCCTGCTGCCAGGACGGCAAGCTGAAGGTCAACGGCAAGGAGATCGACGAAACGTACCTGCCCCAGGGCACGCCGGCAGAGATGAGCAACTTCCCGACCGTGACCGTGCCCAAGGGCCGGCTGTTCCTGCTCGGTGACGAGCGCGGCAACTCCGTGGACTCCACCGCCCACCTGACCGACGCCGCCAGTGGCACGGTGGCGCGCTCCGCCGTGGACGCCCGTGTCGACTCCGTCGTGTGGCCGATGAAGGGCATGCTGGAGCGCCCCACCGGCTTCGAGCCGCTCGGCGCCCTGTCCTCGCCCGGCCCGCTGCGGACGATCACCCTCCTCGTGATCGCCGGCGGGGTGCTCGTCCTGGGCGGGGGCGCCTACGGGCCCATCGCCAAGCGCACCGGCGCCGCCCGGGCCCGACGGGAGAGCGCGGAGCCCGCAGGTGGCCGCTGA
- a CDS encoding NUDIX hydrolase produces MAAEAAGAGQDTYEGGLRKVARVVLLDPQDRILLLHGHEPDDPADDWWFTPGGGVEGDETREEAALRELVEETGITGVELGPVLWRRRCSFPFAGRRWDQDEWYYLARTDRTAVAATGLTELERRSVAGARWWTCPELSRAHETVYPTRLAGLLRTLLDEGPPARPVILDPEIV; encoded by the coding sequence GTGGCCGCTGAGGCCGCGGGAGCGGGCCAGGACACGTACGAGGGCGGGCTGCGCAAGGTCGCCCGGGTCGTGCTGCTCGATCCGCAGGACCGCATCCTGCTGCTGCACGGGCACGAACCGGACGATCCGGCCGACGACTGGTGGTTCACGCCCGGCGGGGGCGTGGAGGGCGACGAGACCCGTGAAGAGGCCGCCCTGCGGGAACTCGTTGAGGAGACGGGCATCACGGGCGTCGAGCTCGGCCCGGTGCTGTGGCGGCGGAGGTGCTCCTTCCCGTTCGCCGGCCGCCGCTGGGACCAGGACGAGTGGTACTACCTGGCCCGTACGGACCGCACGGCGGTGGCCGCCACCGGGCTGACCGAGCTGGAACGGCGCAGTGTCGCCGGAGCGCGCTGGTGGACGTGTCCGGAACTGAGCCGGGCACATGAGACGGTGTATCCGACCAGACTCGCCGGGCTGCTGCGCACGCTGCTCGACGAAGGTCCCCCGGCCAGGCCAGTGATCCTTGACCCGGAAATCGTCTAG
- a CDS encoding DUF2469 domain-containing protein — protein MSAEDLEKYETEMELKLYREYRDVVGLFKYVIETERRFYLTNDYEMQVHSVQGEVFFEVSMADAWVWDMYRPARFVKQVRVLTFKDVNIEELNKSDLELPSG, from the coding sequence ATGAGCGCCGAGGACCTCGAGAAGTACGAGACCGAGATGGAGCTGAAGCTCTACCGGGAGTACCGCGATGTCGTCGGTCTGTTCAAATACGTGATCGAGACCGAGCGGCGCTTCTACCTGACCAATGACTACGAGATGCAGGTGCACTCGGTCCAGGGTGAGGTGTTCTTCGAGGTGTCCATGGCCGACGCCTGGGTGTGGGACATGTACCGGCCGGCGCGGTTCGTGAAGCAGGTCCGGGTGCTCACGTTCAAGGACGTGAACATCGAGGAGCTGAACAAGAGCGATCTGGAGCTGCCGAGCGGCTGA
- a CDS encoding YraN family protein: MIVGAGGGADMTAQLARSAMGKYGESLAARRLTEAGLTVLERNWRSGRTGEIDIVATDGDVLVVCEVKTRREGPFEHPMAAVTPQKAERLRDLAERWIQTHGGAPPGGVRIDVVGVLLPARGAAVVEHVRGVA; encoded by the coding sequence GTGATCGTTGGCGCCGGAGGTGGTGCCGACATGACCGCACAGCTGGCACGCAGTGCCATGGGGAAGTACGGGGAGAGTCTGGCCGCACGGCGGCTGACGGAGGCCGGTCTGACGGTCCTGGAGCGCAACTGGCGCTCCGGCCGCACCGGCGAGATCGACATCGTGGCCACGGACGGGGACGTCCTGGTCGTCTGCGAGGTGAAGACCCGCAGGGAAGGCCCCTTCGAGCATCCGATGGCGGCCGTGACCCCGCAGAAGGCGGAGCGGCTGCGGGACCTGGCCGAGCGGTGGATCCAGACACACGGGGGCGCGCCGCCCGGCGGGGTCCGCATCGACGTGGTCGGGGTGCTGCTGCCGGCCCGCGGCGCCGCCGTGGTCGAGCATGTGCGGGGGGTGGCCTGA
- a CDS encoding YifB family Mg chelatase-like AAA ATPase, whose translation MAFARTCSVALVGVEGVVVEVQADLEPGVAAFTLVGLPDKSLTESKDRVRAAVVNSGAAWPQKKLTVGLSPASVPKSGSGFDLAIAAAVLGAAERVDPRVLADIVMIGELGLDGRVRPVRGVLPAVLAAADAGYEQVVVPECAAAEASLVPGVSVLGVRSLRQLIAVLADEPVPDEEQDEQGRPDPLLAGLRVPGTGAATGMHGIGAAQHDHGHDLADVVGQTSARTAVEVAAAGGHHLFLEGPPGAGKTMLAERLPAILPRLGRQESLEVTAVHSVAGLLPPGRPLIDVAPYCAPHHSATMQALVGGGQGVARPGAVSLSHRGVLFLDETPEFSSQALDALRQPLEAGHVVIARSAGVVRFPAKFLMVLAANPCPCGRFSQRDDLCECPPSAIRRYQARLSGPLLDRVDLRVEVDRVTRTELTAVGARGESTATVADRVRAARDRAVERLAGTPWCTNSEVPGRELRNRWYAVPGAMDEAERNLERGVLTARGLDRVLRVAWTVADLVGHDRPDATDVALALQLRTGVPRGVPMAIGAPA comes from the coding sequence ATGGCGTTCGCCCGTACGTGTTCGGTGGCGCTGGTCGGCGTCGAGGGCGTGGTCGTCGAGGTCCAGGCCGACCTCGAACCCGGCGTCGCGGCCTTCACGCTGGTCGGACTGCCCGACAAGAGCCTCACGGAGAGCAAGGACCGGGTGCGCGCCGCGGTCGTCAACTCGGGCGCGGCCTGGCCCCAGAAGAAGCTCACGGTCGGCCTGAGCCCCGCCTCGGTGCCGAAGTCCGGCAGCGGCTTCGACCTCGCCATCGCGGCGGCCGTCCTCGGCGCGGCCGAGCGCGTCGACCCCCGGGTCCTCGCCGACATCGTGATGATCGGCGAACTGGGACTCGACGGGCGGGTGCGGCCGGTGCGGGGGGTGCTGCCGGCGGTGCTGGCGGCGGCCGACGCTGGATACGAGCAGGTGGTGGTGCCCGAGTGCGCCGCCGCCGAGGCGTCCCTGGTGCCCGGGGTGTCGGTACTGGGCGTGCGCAGCCTGCGGCAGCTGATCGCCGTCCTGGCGGACGAGCCCGTGCCGGACGAGGAACAGGACGAACAGGGCCGCCCGGACCCGCTCCTCGCCGGACTGCGCGTGCCGGGCACCGGCGCGGCCACGGGGATGCACGGCATCGGCGCCGCCCAGCACGACCACGGTCATGACCTGGCGGACGTTGTCGGGCAGACCTCGGCGCGCACGGCGGTGGAGGTCGCCGCGGCGGGCGGGCACCACCTCTTCCTCGAAGGACCGCCCGGCGCCGGCAAGACCATGCTCGCCGAGCGGCTGCCGGCCATCCTGCCCCGGCTCGGCCGGCAGGAGTCGCTGGAGGTCACCGCGGTCCACTCGGTGGCGGGCCTGCTGCCCCCGGGCAGGCCGCTGATCGACGTCGCGCCCTACTGCGCCCCGCACCACTCGGCCACGATGCAGGCCCTCGTCGGCGGCGGCCAGGGCGTCGCGCGGCCGGGGGCGGTGTCGCTGTCCCATCGCGGGGTGCTGTTCCTCGACGAAACGCCGGAATTCAGCAGCCAGGCGCTCGACGCCCTGCGTCAGCCGCTGGAGGCGGGGCACGTGGTGATCGCCCGCAGTGCGGGAGTCGTGCGCTTCCCGGCGAAGTTCCTCATGGTGCTCGCGGCCAACCCGTGCCCGTGCGGCCGTTTCTCGCAGCGGGACGACCTGTGCGAATGCCCGCCCTCGGCGATCCGCCGCTATCAGGCCAGGCTCTCCGGTCCGCTGCTGGACCGGGTCGACCTGCGCGTCGAGGTGGACCGCGTCACCCGCACCGAGCTGACCGCAGTCGGAGCCAGGGGCGAGTCGACCGCGACGGTCGCCGACCGGGTGCGGGCGGCCCGGGACCGGGCCGTGGAGCGCCTTGCGGGTACCCCCTGGTGCACGAACAGCGAGGTGCCCGGCCGTGAGCTGCGCAACCGCTGGTACGCCGTGCCCGGAGCGATGGACGAGGCCGAACGGAACCTGGAGCGGGGCGTCCTCACGGCCCGCGGCCTCGATCGCGTCCTGCGCGTGGCCTGGACCGTCGCCGACCTCGTCGGCCACGACCGGCCCGACGCCACGGACGTCGCCCTCGCACTCCAGCTGCGCACCGGTGTGCCGCGCGGCGTCCCCATGGCCATCGGGGCGCCGGCATGA
- the dprA gene encoding DNA-processing protein DprA has translation MSAAGDPDDELLGRVLLTRVLEPGDEVGGRWVRQFGAGEVVRRLRQGGPALPGASGKRWTGLLARAEAARPGRDLQAARDAGVRFVPPGDAEWPGQLDDLGDARPLGLWVRGRPSLRMWALKSVAVVGARACTEYGAHMAATLAAGLAEHGWVVVSGGAYGVDGAAHRGALGAGGATVAVLACGVDRPYPRGHTQLIGRIAEQGLVIGELPPGDHPTPSRFILRNRVIAALTRGTVVVEAAHRSGSLVTARAAQRLGRHTMGVPGPATSGLSAGVHDLLRGEAALVTDAADVVELVGDIGQLAPDRRGPVLPRDLLEPAARQVLAALPGRGVAGPDEIARSAQTAPDDAIARLYELRALGYVERHGDGWKLTRQAVMSVRDANRPG, from the coding sequence ATGAGCGCCGCCGGCGATCCGGACGACGAGCTGCTCGGCAGGGTGCTTCTGACCCGGGTCCTCGAGCCCGGTGACGAGGTCGGCGGGCGGTGGGTGCGGCAGTTCGGGGCCGGGGAGGTGGTGCGGAGGCTACGGCAGGGCGGGCCCGCCCTCCCGGGGGCGAGCGGGAAGCGGTGGACCGGGCTCCTGGCCAGGGCGGAGGCCGCCCGGCCGGGCCGCGATCTTCAGGCCGCCCGGGACGCCGGGGTGCGGTTCGTCCCTCCCGGGGACGCGGAGTGGCCGGGGCAGCTCGATGATCTCGGGGACGCCCGGCCTCTCGGGCTGTGGGTGCGCGGCCGGCCCAGTCTGCGGATGTGGGCGCTGAAGTCCGTCGCCGTGGTCGGCGCCCGGGCCTGCACCGAGTACGGGGCCCACATGGCCGCCACCCTCGCCGCCGGCCTGGCCGAGCACGGCTGGGTCGTGGTGTCCGGCGGCGCCTACGGGGTCGACGGCGCCGCCCACCGCGGAGCACTGGGAGCCGGCGGCGCCACCGTCGCCGTCCTCGCCTGCGGCGTCGACCGGCCCTACCCCCGCGGCCACACCCAGCTGATCGGCAGGATCGCCGAACAGGGCCTGGTGATCGGCGAGTTGCCACCCGGCGACCATCCGACGCCGAGCCGGTTCATCCTGCGGAACAGAGTGATCGCGGCCCTCACCCGCGGCACGGTGGTCGTCGAGGCAGCCCACCGCAGCGGCTCCCTGGTCACCGCGCGGGCCGCGCAGCGCCTCGGCCGGCACACGATGGGCGTGCCGGGCCCGGCCACCAGCGGGCTCTCCGCCGGAGTGCACGATCTGCTGCGCGGGGAGGCCGCCCTGGTCACCGACGCCGCGGACGTCGTCGAACTGGTCGGTGACATCGGGCAGCTGGCCCCCGACCGGCGCGGCCCCGTCCTTCCCCGGGACCTGCTGGAACCGGCCGCCCGGCAGGTGCTCGCCGCGCTGCCGGGGCGCGGGGTCGCAGGGCCCGACGAGATCGCGCGCTCCGCACAGACCGCACCGGACGACGCGATCGCGAGACTGTACGAACTCCGAGCACTCGGTTACGTCGAACGACACGGCGACGGCTGGAAGTTGACACGCCAGGCGGTGATGTCGGTCCGCGACGCCAACAGGCCGGGTTGA
- the whiG gene encoding RNA polymerase sigma factor WhiG: protein MPQHTSGSDRAAIPPAARDGGSVRPPAPSTLDELWRSYKATGDERLREQLILHYSPLVKYVAGRVSVGLPSNVEQADFVSSGVFGLIDAIEKFDIDREIKFETYAITRIRGAMIDELRALDWIPRSVRQKARNVERAYATLEARLRRTPTEGEVACEMGIAVEELHAVFSQLSLANVVALEELLHGGGEGGDGLSVMDTLEDTAADNPVEVAEDRELRRFLARAINTLPEREKTVVTLYYYEGLTLAEIGNVLGVTESRVSQIHTKSVLQLRAKLASFGR from the coding sequence ATGCCCCAGCACACCTCCGGGTCCGACCGGGCGGCGATCCCCCCAGCCGCCCGTGACGGTGGCAGCGTGCGGCCGCCCGCTCCCTCGACGCTCGACGAGCTGTGGCGGTCGTACAAGGCGACGGGGGACGAGCGGCTGCGGGAGCAGCTGATCCTGCACTACTCGCCGCTCGTGAAGTACGTCGCGGGACGGGTCAGCGTGGGCCTGCCGTCCAACGTCGAGCAGGCGGACTTCGTCTCCTCCGGGGTGTTCGGGCTGATCGACGCGATCGAGAAGTTCGACATCGACCGGGAGATCAAGTTCGAGACGTACGCGATCACCCGGATCCGCGGCGCGATGATCGACGAACTGCGGGCGCTGGACTGGATCCCCCGCTCGGTGCGGCAGAAGGCGCGCAACGTGGAGCGGGCGTACGCCACGCTGGAGGCCCGGCTGCGGCGGACCCCGACCGAGGGCGAGGTGGCCTGCGAGATGGGCATCGCCGTCGAGGAACTGCACGCGGTCTTCAGCCAGTTGTCACTGGCCAACGTGGTGGCTCTGGAGGAACTGCTGCACGGGGGCGGTGAGGGCGGCGACGGGCTCAGCGTCATGGACACGCTGGAGGACACGGCCGCCGACAACCCCGTTGAGGTCGCCGAGGACCGGGAGCTGCGGAGGTTCCTGGCGCGGGCGATCAACACGCTGCCGGAGCGGGAGAAGACCGTGGTCACGCTGTACTACTACGAGGGCCTCACCCTGGCCGAGATCGGGAACGTGCTGGGCGTGACCGAGAGCCGGGTCAGCCAGATCCACACCAAGTCGGTGCTGCAGCTGAGAGCGAAACTGGCGAGCTTCGGCCGCTGA
- a CDS encoding TetR/AcrR family transcriptional regulator, with product MAEHRSMQRAALLDAARSLLSEGGTEALTFPALAERTGLARSSVYEYFRSRAAVVEELCEVDFPVWAADVSAAMERAGTAEAKVEAYVRQQLELVGDRRHRAVVAISASELDAGAREKIRAAHGGLVAMIVEALGELGHEQPRLAAMLVQGVVDAAVRRIELGAAEDPGAITDAAVSMALRGVRG from the coding sequence GTGGCCGAGCACCGGTCGATGCAGCGAGCCGCCCTGCTGGACGCGGCTCGTTCCTTGTTGTCCGAGGGCGGTACGGAGGCGCTGACCTTCCCGGCCCTCGCCGAGCGGACGGGCCTCGCGCGATCGTCCGTCTACGAGTACTTCCGGTCGCGGGCGGCCGTGGTCGAGGAGCTGTGCGAGGTCGACTTCCCGGTGTGGGCGGCGGACGTGTCGGCGGCGATGGAGCGGGCCGGGACGGCCGAGGCCAAGGTCGAGGCGTATGTGCGGCAGCAGCTGGAACTGGTCGGCGACCGGCGGCACCGGGCCGTGGTCGCGATCTCCGCGAGTGAGCTCGACGCGGGAGCCCGGGAGAAGATCCGGGCGGCGCACGGCGGACTGGTCGCGATGATCGTGGAGGCGCTGGGCGAGCTCGGACACGAACAGCCCCGGCTGGCGGCGATGCTGGTCCAGGGCGTGGTGGACGCGGCCGTGCGCCGGATCGAACTCGGGGCCGCGGAGGACCCCGGGGCGATCACGGACGCGGCGGTGTCGATGGCGCTGCGGGGTGTGCGGGGCTGA
- a CDS encoding M23 family metallopeptidase, with the protein MRANRCVRVCARLILLVIFTATALLAPPPTLFAAGAPLTDADPPATVPTVPVPAIGRAWPVGSRPPVLRGWEPPATVYGPGHRGVDLAAPAGAPVRAVARGRVAFAGRVAGRGVVSVDLTGTGDPPLRTTYEPVTAAVEEGEEVEPGEVIGTVDANGSHCTAPCVHWGLRRGESYMNPLSLLPPWLLHRGPSRLLPLA; encoded by the coding sequence ATGCGAGCGAACCGATGTGTACGTGTCTGTGCACGCCTGATCCTGCTGGTGATCTTCACGGCGACGGCCCTGCTGGCCCCGCCGCCGACGCTGTTCGCGGCGGGTGCGCCCCTGACCGACGCCGACCCGCCGGCCACCGTACCGACCGTGCCGGTGCCGGCCATCGGCCGCGCCTGGCCCGTCGGCTCACGGCCCCCGGTCTTGCGGGGCTGGGAGCCCCCGGCGACGGTCTACGGCCCGGGCCACCGGGGCGTGGATCTGGCGGCACCGGCGGGCGCGCCCGTCCGGGCGGTGGCCCGGGGCCGGGTCGCCTTCGCGGGCCGGGTGGCCGGCAGGGGTGTTGTCTCGGTGGACCTCACGGGTACGGGCGATCCACCCCTGCGCACGACGTACGAACCGGTGACGGCCGCGGTCGAGGAAGGCGAGGAGGTGGAACCGGGCGAGGTGATCGGCACGGTGGACGCGAACGGCTCGCACTGCACGGCCCCATGCGTCCACTGGGGCCTGCGCCGCGGCGAGAGCTACATGAACCCGCTGTCGCTCCTGCCGCCGTGGCTCCTGCACAGGGGACCATCGAGGCTGCTGCCGCTGGCGTAG